A DNA window from Microcystis aeruginosa NIES-843 contains the following coding sequences:
- a CDS encoding VOC family protein: MHHASIRTANIHRAIAFYQLLGFTLEERFTTGYTLACWLTGLNGRIELIQIPQPQPAPDAFSDQHYVGYYHLSFDLTENVSNLPEWLEKLTNNFQQAHQEDADLYQPLNILLPPQQQMIGDHVYEVTFIADTDGLPLEFIRRLTPKSAIQVSITEMEATVPAKTP, translated from the coding sequence ATGCACCATGCTTCTATCCGCACCGCTAATATCCATCGAGCGATCGCTTTTTACCAACTTCTCGGTTTTACCCTCGAGGAAAGATTCACCACGGGTTATACTTTGGCCTGTTGGCTAACGGGGTTAAACGGACGCATTGAATTAATCCAAATTCCTCAACCGCAACCCGCCCCCGATGCCTTTAGCGATCAGCATTATGTCGGTTATTATCACTTGTCTTTTGACCTAACAGAAAATGTCAGCAATTTACCAGAATGGTTAGAAAAATTAACAAATAACTTTCAGCAAGCCCATCAAGAGGATGCCGATTTATATCAACCTTTAAACATTCTTTTGCCCCCCCAACAACAGATGATCGGCGATCACGTCTATGAAGTCACCTTTATTGCCGACACAGACGGTTTACCCCTAGAATTTATCCGTCGTTTAACGCCGAAATCAGCGATCCAGGTCTCAATAACGGAGATGGAGGCGACAGTGCCAGCAAAAACTCCCTAG
- a CDS encoding TIGR02652 family protein — MINASLQYPVFGPDIHCPHCRQLIPALTLTDTYLCPRHGAFEADPKTGELVHLQSGRHWRLWNGEWYRQHTHPDGIRFEIHEALDRLYTQGFKATKVIIANRYRDLVSSYLERNTTWRGNGPGEATIPRLYGLPVEFSPDAPDEPCWDVINFDLEKEPGVPKRYPYFRLFD; from the coding sequence ATGATCAATGCAAGTTTACAATACCCTGTTTTTGGCCCCGATATCCATTGTCCTCACTGTCGGCAGCTAATCCCTGCCCTCACTTTGACGGATACCTATTTGTGTCCGCGCCATGGGGCTTTTGAAGCCGATCCCAAAACGGGTGAGTTGGTTCACTTGCAGTCAGGACGGCATTGGCGACTCTGGAATGGTGAGTGGTATCGTCAACACACTCACCCGGATGGTATTCGTTTTGAGATTCACGAAGCACTCGATCGCCTCTATACTCAAGGATTTAAAGCGACTAAAGTAATTATTGCCAACCGTTATCGCGATTTAGTTAGTTCCTACCTAGAACGTAACACCACTTGGCGCGGTAATGGACCGGGTGAAGCCACTATTCCCCGTCTCTACGGTTTACCAGTAGAATTTAGCCCCGATGCCCCCGATGAACCCTGTTGGGATGTAATTAATTTTGATCTGGAAAAAGAACCGGGGGTTCCCAAACGTTATCCCTATTTTCGTCTTTTTGATTAA